Proteins encoded within one genomic window of Lysinibacillus louembei:
- a CDS encoding PstS family phosphate ABC transporter substrate-binding protein, with protein sequence MSKWKYAGKAAVLSAALLLAACGGEDAEKDGAATPNNDQSEVSGAEAGDVQLTGVVAGDGSSTVAPITEALVEEYAAVQGKVQVSVGVSGTGGGFEKFINGETDFSNASRPIKDEEVEKLTAAGIDYTELAIAYDGLSVVIHPENTWAKDLTVDQLKKLWIEDGTTKKWSDIDPSWPAEEIVFYAPGTDSGTYDYFDEVILDGEDLVKTATLSEDDNVLVQGVSADKNAIAFFGYAYYVANEGKLQAVAVNGVEPNSETIESGEYAPLSRPLYVYVKNEAMANNEAAYDFLRFTLENAGDMAEETGYVRLPAEEYTKGLAALEALKK encoded by the coding sequence ATGAGTAAATGGAAGTACGCAGGCAAGGCAGCAGTATTAAGTGCAGCATTATTATTAGCAGCATGTGGTGGAGAAGACGCAGAAAAAGATGGAGCAGCAACACCGAACAATGATCAATCAGAAGTTTCAGGTGCAGAAGCTGGCGACGTACAATTAACTGGAGTTGTTGCTGGTGATGGTTCATCAACAGTTGCCCCAATTACTGAAGCACTTGTTGAGGAGTACGCTGCAGTACAAGGGAAAGTACAAGTATCTGTAGGGGTTTCTGGTACTGGTGGAGGTTTTGAAAAGTTCATTAATGGTGAAACAGACTTCTCAAATGCATCACGTCCAATTAAAGATGAGGAAGTTGAAAAATTAACAGCAGCAGGTATTGACTATACAGAGCTTGCTATAGCATATGACGGATTATCTGTTGTAATCCACCCAGAAAATACTTGGGCTAAGGACTTAACAGTAGATCAATTAAAAAAATTATGGATTGAAGATGGCACAACGAAAAAATGGTCTGATATCGATCCATCATGGCCAGCAGAGGAAATTGTATTCTATGCACCAGGCACAGATTCTGGTACGTATGACTACTTTGATGAAGTCATTTTAGATGGGGAAGATTTAGTAAAAACAGCGACATTATCAGAAGATGATAATGTATTAGTACAAGGTGTTTCAGCAGATAAAAATGCAATTGCATTCTTCGGCTATGCGTACTATGTAGCAAATGAAGGTAAATTACAGGCTGTAGCAGTAAATGGCGTAGAGCCGAATAGCGAGACAATTGAGTCTGGTGAATATGCACCATTATCACGTCCTCTATACGTTTACGTGAAAAATGAAGCAATGGCGAACAACGAAGCAGCTTATGACTTCCTTCGCTTTACATTAGAGAATGCGGGCGATATGGCTGAGGAAACAGGCTATGTGCGTTTACCAGCGGAAGAATATACAAAAGGTTTAGCAGCATTAGAAGCATTAAAAAAGTAA
- the pstA gene encoding phosphate ABC transporter permease PstA, with the protein MKYLNDTAVMKRMNLRLKMNKVWKAIFIVATTFALITLLILLVRIFSQGLSHLNLNFLSNFASRVPEKAGIKAALIGSLWLMAVVAPVSILLGVSSAIYLEEYAKKNRFNDFIRINISNLAGVPSIVFGLLGLTIFVRMLDLGKSILAAGFTMSLLILPIIIVSAQEAIRAVPQEQREASYGMGATKWQTIVKVVLPAAIPGILTGSILALSRAIGETAPLVVIGIPVILQFLPENLLSTFTALPMQIFDWAKRPQEEFQYVAAAGIIVLMTLLVFMNSIAIYIRNKFQKRY; encoded by the coding sequence ATGAAATATTTAAATGATACTGCTGTCATGAAGCGCATGAATTTACGCTTAAAAATGAATAAAGTGTGGAAAGCGATCTTTATCGTCGCAACGACCTTTGCGTTAATTACACTGCTTATTTTATTAGTACGTATTTTTTCACAGGGTTTAAGCCATTTGAATTTAAATTTTTTATCAAACTTCGCCTCACGTGTGCCTGAAAAAGCAGGGATTAAGGCAGCGCTGATTGGTTCATTATGGTTAATGGCGGTAGTTGCGCCAGTTTCAATTTTGTTAGGTGTAAGCTCTGCTATTTATTTAGAGGAATATGCGAAAAAAAATCGCTTCAACGATTTTATTCGTATTAATATTTCAAACTTAGCTGGTGTTCCTTCTATCGTTTTTGGTTTACTTGGCTTAACGATTTTTGTACGTATGTTAGATTTAGGAAAAAGTATTTTAGCAGCAGGCTTTACGATGAGTTTACTAATTTTGCCAATCATTATCGTATCAGCGCAGGAGGCAATTCGAGCTGTACCACAGGAGCAGCGTGAAGCTTCATACGGTATGGGTGCAACGAAATGGCAAACGATTGTCAAGGTTGTCTTGCCAGCAGCGATTCCAGGAATTTTAACAGGTAGTATTTTAGCGCTATCTCGTGCAATTGGTGAAACAGCACCATTAGTTGTTATCGGTATTCCTGTTATTCTACAGTTCTTGCCTGAGAATTTATTAAGCACATTTACCGCATTACCGATGCAGATTTTCGATTGGGCAAAGCGTCCGCAAGAGGAATTCCAGTACGTTGCAGCAGCAGGCATTATCGTCTTAATGACATTGCTCGTATTTATGAATTCAATTGCCATTTATATTCGCAATAAATTCCAAAAGCGTTATTAA
- the pstB gene encoding phosphate ABC transporter ATP-binding protein PstB codes for MTQAKNTVFETKNFDLWYGQHHALKNINLDIKENEVTAIIGPSGCGKSTYVKTLNRMIELVPIVRTSGEINYRGRNIFGGNYEVEELRTKVGMVFQKPNPFPKSIYDNIAYGPRIHGIKNKKILDEIVEKSLRGAAIWDDVKDRLHQNAYGLSGGQQQRICIARCLAVEPDVILMDEPTSALDPISTLKVEELVQELKTQYSIIIVTHNMQQAARISDKTAFFLNGEVIEFDQTDKIFSTPADERTEDYISGRFG; via the coding sequence ATGACACAAGCGAAAAATACAGTATTTGAAACGAAAAATTTTGATTTATGGTATGGTCAGCACCATGCATTGAAAAATATTAATTTAGATATTAAAGAAAATGAAGTAACGGCCATTATTGGACCATCAGGCTGTGGTAAGTCGACATATGTCAAAACATTGAATCGTATGATTGAGCTTGTACCAATCGTTCGTACATCTGGTGAAATCAATTACCGAGGACGCAATATTTTTGGTGGCAACTATGAGGTAGAGGAATTGCGCACGAAGGTAGGGATGGTGTTCCAAAAGCCGAACCCATTCCCGAAATCAATCTATGACAACATCGCATATGGCCCACGTATTCATGGTATTAAAAATAAAAAGATATTAGATGAAATCGTGGAAAAATCATTGCGTGGCGCGGCGATTTGGGATGATGTCAAGGACCGTCTGCACCAAAATGCGTACGGCTTATCAGGTGGTCAGCAGCAGCGTATTTGTATCGCACGCTGTTTAGCGGTTGAGCCCGATGTCATTTTAATGGATGAGCCTACATCTGCGCTTGATCCGATTTCTACGCTGAAGGTAGAGGAGCTTGTTCAGGAGCTGAAAACGCAGTATTCTATCATTATCGTGACACATAATATGCAGCAAGCAGCGCGTATTTCTGACAAAACTGCCTTTTTCCTAAATGGTGAAGTGATTGAATTTGACCAAACGGATAAAATTTTCTCAACACCAGCAGATGAGCGCACAGAAGATTATATTTCTGGTCGTTTCGGATAA
- the pstC gene encoding phosphate ABC transporter permease subunit PstC yields MAGKASEQSIQQMIAKSRARKGKKIIEKTMPKLLFIAAALSVLTTFGIVFTLIFETFEFFQRVSITDYLFGTEWLPFSGKEPLYGILPLVFGTLKVTGIAVLVAVPFGLGAAIYLSEYASDKTRRIVKPILEVLAGVPTIVYGFFALTFVTPILQQLIPSLKIFNALSPGIVVGIMVLPMIASLSEDAMSSVPNSIREGALGLGATKFEVAIKVVLPAALSGIIASVVLAISRAIGETMIVSLAGGSTPKFDFAVTDSIQTMTAYIVQVSTGDAGYGTTIYYSIYAVGFTLFIFTLIMNLLAQYISKRFREEY; encoded by the coding sequence ATGGCCGGAAAAGCAAGTGAGCAATCCATACAACAAATGATTGCAAAATCCCGTGCACGAAAGGGAAAGAAAATAATAGAAAAAACAATGCCGAAATTGCTTTTTATTGCAGCAGCATTATCTGTATTAACAACGTTTGGGATTGTTTTTACACTTATTTTTGAAACGTTTGAGTTTTTTCAGAGAGTATCAATAACAGATTATTTATTCGGAACAGAATGGCTACCATTCTCAGGTAAAGAGCCTTTATATGGAATTTTACCACTCGTTTTCGGAACATTAAAAGTTACTGGCATCGCTGTATTAGTAGCAGTACCATTCGGTCTTGGGGCAGCCATTTATTTGAGTGAGTATGCATCAGATAAAACACGTCGCATCGTGAAGCCTATTTTAGAAGTACTTGCGGGTGTACCAACAATTGTCTATGGCTTTTTCGCCTTAACGTTTGTGACACCGATTTTACAGCAATTGATACCGTCGCTGAAAATATTCAATGCGCTCAGTCCCGGGATTGTTGTAGGGATTATGGTCTTGCCAATGATTGCATCACTATCAGAGGATGCGATGAGCTCTGTGCCAAACTCCATTCGTGAGGGGGCACTTGGACTTGGCGCAACAAAGTTTGAAGTAGCGATTAAAGTAGTGCTACCAGCCGCTTTATCAGGAATTATCGCCTCTGTTGTATTAGCGATTTCACGTGCAATCGGGGAAACAATGATTGTATCACTTGCAGGTGGTTCAACACCGAAATTTGATTTTGCTGTAACTGATTCAATTCAAACGATGACAGCATATATCGTGCAAGTATCAACAGGTGATGCTGGATATGGAACAACGATTTACTATTCAATTTATGCAGTAGGCTTCACACTATTTATTTTCACCTTAATTATGAACCTACTTGCACAATATATTTCAAAACGTTTCAGAGAGGAGTATTAA
- the phoU gene encoding phosphate signaling complex protein PhoU: protein MAVRERFEHDMKTVQEDLLDLCNKSINALEVSFKAFLNKDIDTALSVIDNDIHANRLEELINDRVILLIAKQQPVATDLRRLMTIVKAASDMERVGDYAVNIAKETIRIGKDDFITTVDILQEMCGKTVSMLRQIADAFIHENTAQAKEIAELDDQIDSLYGQAITHFMQLSSKQPENISQIMYLSFISRYLERSADHATNIAEHLFYLVKGQHYELNN from the coding sequence ATGGCAGTACGTGAACGTTTTGAGCACGATATGAAAACAGTACAAGAGGATTTATTAGATTTATGTAATAAAAGCATTAATGCATTAGAAGTGTCGTTTAAAGCATTTTTGAACAAAGATATCGACACAGCATTATCGGTAATTGATAATGACATTCATGCGAACCGTTTAGAGGAACTGATTAATGATCGTGTCATTTTATTAATTGCCAAGCAGCAGCCTGTCGCAACAGATTTGCGTCGCTTAATGACGATTGTTAAAGCGGCTAGCGATATGGAGCGTGTTGGCGATTATGCTGTCAACATTGCGAAAGAAACGATTCGCATTGGCAAAGACGACTTTATTACAACTGTAGATATTTTACAGGAGATGTGTGGAAAAACAGTATCTATGCTGCGCCAAATTGCGGATGCCTTTATCCATGAAAATACGGCACAGGCAAAGGAAATCGCTGAGCTAGATGACCAAATTGATAGTTTATATGGTCAAGCAATTACACATTTTATGCAGCTTTCAAGCAAGCAGCCTGAAAACATCTCGCAAATTATGTATTTATCCTTCATTAGCCGCTATTTAGAGCGCTCAGCAGACCACGCAACAAACATTGCAGAGCATCTATTCTATTTAGTGAAAGGTCAGCATTACGAGTTGAATAATTAG